The following coding sequences are from one Phycisphaeraceae bacterium window:
- a CDS encoding PQQ-binding-like beta-propeller repeat protein, with the protein MGVLATTVVLWLGGVAAPASLGQPEPQNNPVYVDDAPAATESLAGVPSQLATGNIDAAVRVLQRLLDEEGERVALAPWGDPDLFVSVRSRAHDTLSKTPALLARYREVQGPVADRMLEEGADDAVERTRLLTRAGFEAALRVAQRELEAARFESALLTLRQLETHPDRTGEAGRDAAELLQVVARYVNRSDVWDRAERWARQAGAPTGLRGAETWPEATLRRGLSPLDHQAPVSLTGMLLSPLWSVPVGTGPVAPIGGRSIGDVPAFAQGLWILPTLSDETVYANDGNTISAWDRFTLSRLWSTTPQVELDQGLAARELEGRRTRFPLRPRGALGIEDAATVTVAGRDILTVTGVAGPGILPGAQESRRTSEGIHAIDSKTGQVRWSVAPIELDQVLTDTSVRGPLAVSEGTVIAGARRASQSQRLTSLYLLGLEQGTGRLRWKRLVGSAGSLPYGSPPSLRDGSEVVEGVVYRGDQLGVIGAYEAGTGRCVWVRRMGAPAYGTSEASSPWEINQPIIDGPTIVMLTPDRTEVVRLDRESGRILGRRPAADFSTPGPAYLLRVGDTLVGVGSLRLSMVPIGAFETDGIRQERLEEPGARGRVVVSGDRLLVPTATGVTLVSIPDQKSARVPPETLALASPGNVLPATSQLLVVDDSRLHAYLLWDEAERVLRQRMARDPADAGPAVTFAELAYRAGKAGQILGAVDAALSALDRGADGPHRKENEAARRRLWDSVLGMLNASQEPDPSAIVSADSGRLADSELVGELVTRLGRIASTADDRATHLLTLGRFREGRADAVGAVEAYQRILEEPMLAGATWTGPRVTLRAELEATWRLERLLRERGPAIYAPYDMAARSELAALGLSPDAAALERLARRFPLAAVAPGAWLAAGEALEAHGRPAATAYEAGLRAAQRRPMDSADRIGPLAGRLTRALESEGQWGAAAQVLRQTAAKFPMAVITDRSGPVDAESLAADLQRRWETAHRWANIGSISREAPQVLAGWSIMRPMIRDVSERVARVIAMENGEDFAVWTCGGSGGSEPCTGPLVKAWSAPMDGQMVSLMRVDQDAAYFFRQDATGVSLIKVLGGPGSEGGGSVAWKTETFGKMFARQEAMRSKDPGRPAPDAPEAPSEVQVIQTPLDGTVTADDLIYRTDERTIVLFDRVGRGVGLDAQTGQVLWAVRAPLSRVFDLDIRAGVLALAGEQDESRGGGRAAAPNGDPVGIIAVLDARTGRETQRFTPPGAGRIRWVLLSEIGSVIAGTDVGVVSVDAARGQANWAVFDGALRASLGAWMAGDRFFILGADRQLWSAAVRDGKVRTAAVAMPPEQLDESQPLYVAKVQGPPGQDALAFSTLRGIAVVGTDGGMLGIDALGGLDALVPALPGEGVLVTAETVASGHEPDGMMIFNVHLVDSASARVQESRALALGARPRRMALLDGRIAITAGSTTVVLRAD; encoded by the coding sequence ATGGGTGTGCTCGCGACAACGGTGGTCCTGTGGCTCGGCGGCGTGGCGGCCCCGGCGTCGCTCGGCCAGCCCGAGCCCCAGAACAACCCGGTGTATGTCGACGACGCCCCCGCCGCGACCGAGTCGCTCGCGGGGGTCCCCTCGCAGCTGGCGACGGGGAACATTGATGCGGCGGTCCGGGTGCTGCAGCGGCTGCTTGACGAAGAGGGCGAGCGGGTGGCGTTGGCGCCGTGGGGCGACCCTGACCTGTTCGTGTCCGTCCGCTCCCGGGCGCACGACACGCTCTCCAAGACTCCGGCGCTCTTGGCGCGGTACCGCGAGGTGCAGGGCCCGGTTGCCGACCGCATGCTGGAGGAGGGGGCCGACGACGCGGTGGAGCGGACGCGGCTGCTGACCCGCGCCGGGTTCGAGGCCGCGCTGCGCGTGGCCCAGCGGGAGCTCGAGGCCGCCCGCTTTGAGTCCGCACTCCTCACGCTCCGCCAACTCGAGACCCACCCGGACCGCACCGGCGAGGCCGGTCGCGACGCGGCGGAACTGCTCCAGGTCGTCGCCCGGTACGTCAACCGCAGCGACGTCTGGGACCGAGCGGAGCGGTGGGCCCGGCAGGCCGGGGCGCCGACGGGACTCCGGGGAGCCGAGACGTGGCCCGAGGCGACGCTGCGGCGCGGCCTGAGCCCGCTCGATCACCAGGCGCCGGTGTCGCTCACTGGGATGCTGCTGAGCCCGCTCTGGTCCGTGCCCGTGGGCACCGGGCCGGTGGCGCCCATCGGCGGCCGGTCGATCGGCGACGTGCCCGCGTTCGCGCAGGGCCTGTGGATCCTCCCGACGCTGAGCGACGAGACGGTCTACGCGAACGATGGGAACACCATCAGCGCGTGGGACCGCTTCACTCTTTCTCGCCTGTGGTCGACGACGCCGCAGGTCGAGCTCGACCAGGGCCTCGCTGCGAGGGAGTTGGAGGGAAGGCGGACCCGCTTCCCGCTGCGTCCGCGCGGCGCACTGGGGATCGAGGATGCGGCGACTGTCACCGTCGCGGGGCGCGACATTCTGACTGTCACGGGGGTTGCCGGGCCCGGCATCCTGCCGGGCGCGCAGGAATCGCGCCGAACGTCCGAGGGAATCCACGCCATCGATTCCAAGACGGGCCAGGTCCGCTGGAGCGTGGCCCCGATCGAACTGGACCAGGTGCTTACGGACACGAGCGTCCGGGGGCCGCTGGCGGTCAGCGAGGGCACGGTGATCGCCGGGGCCCGGCGCGCCAGCCAGTCCCAGCGGCTTACGAGCCTCTACCTGCTCGGCCTGGAGCAGGGGACCGGGCGGCTGCGGTGGAAGCGACTGGTCGGCAGCGCGGGGTCGCTCCCGTATGGCAGCCCGCCCTCGCTGCGCGATGGGAGCGAGGTCGTCGAGGGCGTTGTCTATCGCGGGGACCAGCTCGGCGTGATCGGCGCGTACGAGGCGGGCACGGGACGCTGCGTCTGGGTCCGCCGGATGGGGGCCCCGGCCTACGGCACGTCGGAAGCGTCATCGCCGTGGGAGATCAACCAGCCGATCATCGACGGCCCGACGATCGTGATGCTCACGCCCGACCGCACCGAGGTCGTGCGGCTGGATCGCGAGTCCGGGCGGATCCTCGGCCGGCGTCCCGCGGCGGACTTCAGCACACCCGGCCCGGCGTACCTGCTCCGCGTGGGGGACACGCTCGTGGGTGTGGGCTCGCTGCGCCTGTCGATGGTCCCGATCGGCGCGTTCGAGACCGACGGCATCCGGCAGGAACGGCTCGAGGAGCCGGGCGCCCGGGGGCGGGTGGTGGTCTCCGGCGATCGGCTGCTCGTGCCGACGGCCACCGGGGTGACGCTGGTCTCGATCCCGGATCAGAAGTCCGCGCGGGTGCCGCCGGAGACACTGGCGCTCGCCAGCCCGGGCAACGTGCTCCCGGCGACTAGTCAGCTGCTGGTGGTCGACGACAGCCGGCTCCACGCGTACCTGCTCTGGGACGAGGCCGAGCGGGTGCTCCGGCAGCGGATGGCCCGCGACCCGGCCGATGCCGGGCCCGCGGTGACGTTCGCGGAGTTGGCGTATCGAGCGGGCAAGGCGGGGCAGATTCTCGGGGCCGTTGATGCCGCGCTGAGCGCGCTGGACCGGGGCGCGGACGGGCCGCACCGGAAGGAGAACGAGGCCGCGCGTCGGCGGCTCTGGGACTCCGTGCTGGGGATGCTGAACGCGAGTCAGGAGCCTGATCCCAGCGCGATCGTGAGCGCCGACTCCGGCCGGCTGGCCGATTCGGAACTGGTCGGCGAACTGGTGACCCGGCTGGGCCGCATCGCGTCCACCGCCGATGATCGCGCCACCCACCTGCTGACGCTCGGCCGGTTCCGCGAGGGACGGGCGGATGCGGTCGGCGCGGTGGAGGCGTACCAGCGCATCCTGGAGGAGCCGATGCTCGCCGGGGCCACGTGGACCGGCCCGCGTGTCACGCTGCGTGCTGAACTCGAGGCGACGTGGCGGCTGGAGCGGTTGCTCCGCGAGCGAGGCCCGGCGATCTATGCCCCGTACGACATGGCGGCGCGTTCGGAACTCGCGGCGCTGGGGCTTTCGCCCGACGCCGCGGCGCTGGAGCGGCTCGCGCGCCGATTCCCGCTCGCGGCGGTGGCGCCGGGGGCGTGGCTCGCGGCCGGCGAGGCGCTGGAGGCCCACGGCCGGCCCGCGGCTACGGCGTACGAGGCGGGGCTGCGGGCGGCGCAGCGCCGACCGATGGACTCGGCCGACCGGATCGGCCCTTTGGCGGGGCGGCTGACCCGGGCTCTTGAATCCGAGGGGCAGTGGGGCGCGGCCGCGCAGGTGCTCAGGCAGACCGCCGCGAAGTTCCCGATGGCGGTGATCACGGACCGTTCCGGGCCCGTCGACGCCGAGTCGCTTGCCGCGGACCTGCAGCGCCGCTGGGAGACGGCCCATCGCTGGGCGAACATCGGTTCGATCTCCCGCGAGGCCCCGCAGGTGCTCGCCGGTTGGTCCATCATGCGTCCCATGATCCGCGATGTGAGCGAGCGGGTCGCGCGGGTCATCGCGATGGAGAACGGGGAGGACTTCGCAGTCTGGACGTGCGGCGGATCGGGCGGCAGCGAGCCGTGCACCGGGCCGCTCGTCAAAGCGTGGTCGGCCCCGATGGACGGGCAGATGGTGTCGCTGATGCGGGTTGACCAGGATGCGGCGTACTTCTTCCGGCAGGACGCAACCGGGGTGTCGCTGATCAAGGTGCTGGGCGGTCCTGGCTCCGAAGGGGGAGGGAGCGTCGCCTGGAAGACCGAGACGTTCGGCAAGATGTTCGCCAGACAGGAGGCCATGCGGTCCAAGGACCCCGGCCGGCCCGCACCCGATGCGCCCGAAGCGCCCTCGGAAGTGCAGGTCATCCAGACGCCGCTCGACGGCACGGTCACGGCCGACGACCTCATCTACCGGACCGACGAGCGGACCATCGTCCTGTTCGATCGGGTCGGGCGCGGCGTGGGCCTCGATGCCCAGACCGGGCAGGTGCTCTGGGCGGTGCGGGCGCCGCTCTCACGGGTCTTTGACCTCGATATCCGCGCCGGCGTGCTCGCCCTTGCCGGCGAGCAGGACGAGAGCCGCGGCGGCGGTCGCGCCGCGGCGCCCAACGGCGATCCGGTCGGCATCATCGCCGTGCTCGATGCCCGGACTGGACGAGAGACACAGCGGTTCACCCCGCCCGGGGCGGGGCGCATCCGCTGGGTGCTGCTCAGCGAGATCGGGTCGGTCATCGCCGGCACCGATGTGGGCGTTGTCTCGGTCGATGCCGCGCGCGGGCAGGCGAACTGGGCGGTGTTCGACGGCGCTCTTCGCGCCAGTCTCGGGGCGTGGATGGCGGGCGACCGGTTCTTCATCCTCGGCGCGGACCGCCAGCTCTGGAGCGCCGCGGTTCGTGATGGCAAGGTTCGGACGGCGGCCGTCGCGATGCCACCCGAGCAGCTCGACGAGTCGCAGCCGCTCTACGTCGCGAAGGTCCAGGGCCCGCCGGGACAGGATGCGTTGGCCTTCAGCACGCTCCGCGGCATCGCGGTCGTGGGGACCGACGGTGGGATGCTCGGGATCGATGCGCTCGGCGGGCTCGATGCGCTCGTCCCGGCGCTGCCGGGCGAGGGTGTCCTCGTCACCGCCGAAACGGTCGCCAGCGGCCACGAGCCCGACGGGATGATGATCTTCAACGTCCACCTTGTCGACTCGGCCTCGGCCCGCGTTCAGGAGTCACGCGCTCTCGCGCTGGGGGCGCGCCCGCGGCGCATGGCGTTACTGGATGGGCGGATCGCCATCACCGCCGGCAGCACCACCGTGGTGCTCCGGGCCGACTGA